In one window of Echeneis naucrates chromosome 17, fEcheNa1.1, whole genome shotgun sequence DNA:
- the napgb gene encoding N-ethylmaleimide-sensitive factor attachment protein, gamma b — translation MAAQKINEAHEHIAKAEKCLKTSLTKWKPDYDSAASEYAKAAVCFKNAKQYEQAKDAYLKEAEYHTENKTLFHAAKAIEQAGMMMKEQKKMPEAIQYIEKACMMYMENGTPDTAAMALDRAGKLIEPINLEKAVDLYQKAAGVFENEDRLRQAVELLGKASRLLVRLKRLDEAAVALQKEKNMYKEIENFPMCFKKTTAQVLIHLHRGDFVAADKCVRESYSLPGYSGSEDCVAMETLLQGYDEQDEDQVYRVCNSPLLKYMDNDYAKLAISLRVPGGGGKKKKAAAAPQGGASGAPAAADEEEDDYEGGLC, via the exons ATGGCTGCCCAGAAGATAAACGAAGCTCACGAACACATAGCTAAAGCGGAAAAATG CTTAAAGACGAGTCTGACAAAGTGGAAGCCTGATTATGACAGTGCTGCATCAGAATACGCCAAAGCAG CTGTGTGCTTCAAGAATGCCAAGCAGTACGAGCAGGCAAAAGATGCCTACCTGAAAGAAGCTGAAtatcacacagaaaacaagac GCTTTTTCATGCTGCAAA ggCCATTGAACAGGCAGgtatgatgatgaag GAGCAAAAGAAGATGCCAGAGGCCATCCAGTACATAGAGAAAGCCTGTATGATGTACATGGAGAACGGGACCCCTGACACTGCTGCGATGGCTCTGGACAGGGCTGGAAA ACTGATTGAGCCCATAAACCTGGAGAAAGCTGTGGACCTGTATCAGAAAGCAGCTGGTGTGTTTGAG AATGAGGACCGCCTGCGTCAAGCTGTTGAGCTGCTGGGCAAAGCCTCCAGACTTCTGGTCAGGTTAAAAAG GTTGGATGAAGCAGCAGTTGCTTtgcagaaagagaagaacatgTACAAGGAAATTGAGAACTTCCCCATGTGCTTCAAG AAAACAACTGCCCAAGTGCTGATTCATCTCCACAGAGGGGACTTCGTAGCAGCTGATAAATGTGTCCGAGAAAGTTACAG TCTGCCTGGCTACAGTGGAAGCGAGGATTGCGTTGCCATGGAGACACTACTGCAGGGCTACGACGAACAGGACGAAGACCAGGTCTACAGGGTGTGCAACTCACCTTTACTGAAGTACATGGACAATGAT TACGCCAAGCTGGCCATTTCCCTGAGGGTACCcggtggaggaggaaagaagaagaaggctgcagctgctccacagGGTGGTGCTAGTGGGGcaccagcagctgctgatgaggaggaggatgactaTGAGGGCGGGCTGTGTTAG